The genomic window TTGGAGAGCAGATAACCAAGAGTTTTAATGATAAATACAAACCTATTTTATGATTATGGAAACAGTAATAGTTGTATGTCTGTTCATTGTTATTACGCTATTGGTGGAGGATAAGATTGTTATCAGGAAAAAGAAGGAGCAAAACCCAACCCAGAAAAAATCTAATCCGAATCTACCAGATATTATGGGGCAGCCCAAACCAATGAGAAGTCTTTCACTGCCAAAGAGTGCCACTGAAAGCCCAAATAAAAAGCATGAACAGAAAACAGATAATTTTGATATTGAAATCGACGACGAAAATATTGATATACAAATTCCGCAGGAAGGACTTGATGAAGTTTTTGGAAATGTACCTGATTTTGAGGAAGAGGAAGAAGAATGGAACAGGTATGGAATATCCAATGGGGATAACGGTTTTGCCCAAGGGATTACCTTTGAAGAACTAAGCTCCGTGGGGATGCTGCTGCAAAAAGATAAATTGGAGTCCTCTCAAAAGGAAACAGCGGTTGCAATTGTTCAAAAAATACAAGGAACCGAATTATTCAGCCTATTGGAAAATTCCATGGAAAGTGCGTCCCGTAAAATAGCCGAGCTGTTGAACAGGAGTCTTTCTTTTGAAACGGATGCTGGTTCTTCCACTTTGCGGAAAAATGATTTGGAGAATTTTGATATTGGGGAGTTTGTGTGAGCAAGCTCCCTTTTTTATTTTTATGTATTTAATTGCGTAATGGGTTGAAATCACACCCTAATTGCAAATGAGTACTTAATTTGGTAGCAAAATAATTAACTAAAATCTTGTTTTTGACGATATAAAAATATAAGTTTGTCTTTGCGTAAGGGGTTGAAATCACACCCTTATCGCAATTATAAACTAAATTATGGCAGAGCAATATAAATATTTAGAATCGTTTATCGACGAACAGAGGGCAAATGGTAAGTATAGTTTTACTACCGAAGGTCTGCATAGTCTGTTAGATGTTTCTGAAAATGCTTTGAAGAAAACGCTGCAAAGACTTAAAAACCAAGAAGCGGTTGTAATGGTACGCAAAGGCTTTTGTGTAATTGTACCACCAGAATATAGAACCAAAGGGATTATTCCAACTAGTTTTTATGTAAATGATTTGATGAAGTTTCTCAATCGGGATTATTATGTATGTCTGTTAAATGCAGCCGCCTATCATGGAGCTGCTCATCAGCAACCTCAAAATTATGCAATCATTACTGAAGGGATTGCTTTGAGATCGATTAAAAATGATAAGGTTGAAATTAACTTTCATATCAAAAAGTCTTGGAATAAAAAGGATGTTGTAAAGAAGAAAGTGGATACCGGATATATTACTATCTCTTCTCCTGAATTAACTGCTTTGGATTTGGTTCACTATTTCATTGAAGTGGGAGGGTTTAACCGAGTAGCTACTGTTTTGGAAGAATTGAGAGAAGTGATGCAAGCAGATCAATTGGTAGAAACCGCAAAACAGTATGGCGATATAGCAGTAGTGCAACGTTTGGGGTATTTATTGGAATGTGTTTTAGAAGAACATACATTAAGTAATGCCTTATACAATTATCTCGAATCAATAGGATTTTATCCAACTTTATTGCGTCCTCAAAAAAAGAAACCTGAAAATTGGATAACTGGCAACAAATGGAAAATTGTGCCTAATATAGAAATAGAAGCAGATATATGATACCACAGTCGTACATAACAGCTTGGCGAAAACAAGCTCCCTGGCAGGAAAATTATCAGGTAGAACAAGATTTAATTATACAACGAGCTTTGATAGCTTTATTCAGTAATGAATTTATTAGAGAACGATTGGCTTTTCGTGGAGGAACGGCATTACATAAACTATTTTTAGCACCGGCTGCAAGATATTCGGAAGATATTGATTTGGTCCAGATAAAAGCAGAGCCTTTCGGGACAATTATTGATAATATTCGGGAACAGCTTTCCTTTTTAGGCAAACCTCGTATTAAGCAAAAAGAACACAATAATACTATTGTGTACACCATTCAGTCCGAAGATGATGTGCCTATAAAACTAAAAATCGAAGTCAATACCCGGGAACATTTTTCGGTGTATGGCTTACAAGATATTCCTGTAAAGTTGGATTCCGAATGGGATAATGGTGAGGCATTAGTTCCTACTTATGGACTGGATGAATTATTAGCCACCAAACTCCGAGCTTTATACCAGCGAAAGAAAGGACGTGATCTGTTTGATTTGTGGTATGCTTTAAATAATGCAGATGTCAATGTAGAAAAGCTTATCGAAGCATTCAAACACTATATGGCAGAAGAAGGAAATCATGTTACGCAAAAAGAGTTTCTCGAAAACATGGACAAGAAAATTGAAGATCCTGATTTTAGAGGTGATATGAATGGATTGCTCCGAAGCGGTATTGAATATGAGGTAAACGAAGCATACGAATATGTAAAAACAAATCTTTTGGAAAAGATTTAAAATATATAGAATAACAAAACTATTATTGTAAATAGTTAAAAAATAAAATATAAGGAATTGAATTATTCACCTACTAGAATATAAATTATTTTGTGTCTTTCTTTTGAAATAAATATCAGATTAATTGGTTAATAAATATCATTCAGGGGGTTATTCTCATTGTAATCGTCATGACGCAGGTTAAAACGAATATCAAGAAATTCTTTGATAGCTGTAAAATTCGGTGTCATTAATTTAGTTTCCAACCCATAGGTATTAAGAGCTGATGGCAAACTAAAATTAAACTGGTCTGTAAATTCTTTTGACTTAAAGGCTTCTAATGGAAATTCTACATAGCAATCCTTCTCATCCATATTCATATATTTATAAAATGTTTTTTGAAAATGTTCAATCTGTTTTTCTTCGGTGTTGAATTTCTTTTTTTCAAAACGTCTTACTTTGTAATTAATCATAAAATTTTGCATATTCATCAATATCTGCCAATCTTTATGACCTTCACTCCTTAAATCATTAAGCCATATTGGAAAACAAGGAAGTTTTTTTAGTTCTGCCAATGTAAGATAAGTACATTTTTGCATATTATTAAAGCGGTTTTCAATGGCTTCGAGACTAAACTTTTTATTATATTTTTGGCTTAATGAGTTATCCCAAACCACTACTTTGTTTTCTCTCGGGAAATTCAGATTAAAATTCTCTTTTTCAAAAGAAGAAGCTTGAAACACTTCAAAATCTTCTTTAAGATAAATATCTCTGTGTATTTTTTGATAGAGGTTAATTGCTATTTGTTTGGTATCAAGTTTTGCTTCTTTGAAGAATTTCCAAAATAATAGATCAAACTCATCTGATTTCAAAAGGCTAATATTATCCAGCATAAGTCTTAAAGAAACCATATTGAATGCAGAATGTTGGTTAATCTTTTCGGTATTAACTACATTAGAAAAGCATATGTAGACTTTCCATTTTATAACTTCATTAGAAGGGAGTTGTTCAGGAGCAACGTATTTATTACTTAAAGTTAACTCAATATCAATTTTTGATTTAAGCAAATGAAAATCAACATCCGATAGTGCAATTTCTGCCAAAACAACTTGTATGGACGAGATGTATTCTTCAGCTATGGATCGTACTTCATGTGTATTATCAAAGCTGATGCACCACAAGCTGCCTAAAGCATAAAAATTAATTATTCTTGTCTTTCCAAAATCGTTGAAAGGAAAGTCATTAATCTGATTTTCAATCGACTTATTATACTTTTCGTCAGATTGTAATTCATCGTTCAATTTCGCTAAGATTGGTACAACAATTTGGCTTCCAATATAATCTAGAAAGACAATGTAATTTTCATTTAAATACTTGAACTGATTGGAACTTCTTCGCATTACATACAGCATGAATGCTATGTTTAAAGTAGCTTTTTGTTCTTCTTCGGCATCAGATTTATCAAAATTGGCATTTAATTTTAATCCAATATATCTCCCGTATAGACTTAATGAATTAAACCAAGAACCCTGTAAGTAATCTGCATAAGCAAGCAAAGAAAGACTATTTTCAACTCTTTTGATAAGCTCTTTATTAGTGCTCATGCGAAAAGCTGCTAAAGCGTAGTTTTTAGCAGCAAAGTGCATTCCTATGGAATTGTAGAGTTGGGCAATATTTAATAAAGCCAAGACAAAACCTTCAATAGTATCTTCTTGTAAATAGTTATCCTTGGCACTATGGAAATATTCTAGTGCTTTTAGTAGATTTTTTGGAATGTTTGTTTTTAGATAGTTATACCCTCTTTTTACCTGTGATTGTGCAAGTTTTACTTTACCTTCTCTTTTTTCTACTAGAGGAAATAGATTTTCTGAAAAATCTTCCAATGCAGATATGATTCCCATTTTATCTGTAGGATCTACATTGAGATGCATTTTAATATACTTTTCTATCCTATCACCAAATTGAGATAGTTTGAAAAGAGGAGCTTTTTCAACCAAAGCTAAAATCTCATCAAAATATTCAATAAATTCGAGATTACTTTTATTTCTGAGTCTGTTTATACCTAATAAGAAATTACCTTGCAGTTCAAGTAAATTGCATTTTTCACTGATGTCCTTTTCTATCAATAATTTTTGATTAATTTTTCTATAAAGTTGTATGAACCATTTTCTTAATTCACCTTCTTCAATTGATGCTTTTCCATTTTTGGATGCAACAAATACTACATTGATAATATTATGTGCATTTTCTATATCTTTCGCATCCTTAAAAGCTACAAAATCACTGAAATAATAACGAATGTCTTCTTCAAATCCAAATAAGTTTCCTTCAGGCCGTTCACGAATAGCCAGATTTTCATAATCAACTTCATAAAACTCATTATTAAGGAATACTATTTCGTAAACAGCTTTTTTTCTAAATAGTGAATCTACTTTTAAGTTTTTGGCGTAATAAATAAGAAAAGGATTCCAAAGGATTTTATGTGTGTGTAAATATTTTTTTCTTCGACAATAATTTACTAGGTCTAAAATTTCATAAAACTCTCCAATTCTAAATTCAGATAGAGGTTCGATTTTTTTATAGTAGTCGTATCTACTTGAATACCATTTATCATCTTCATTGCCAATCGAAAATAATCTTTGTTCTAATTGATCATAAGTTAGCTTTCGTTCTTCTCCTAGTTTTTCGTTTATTACCATAAAAACAGTGTCGAGTAGTACACCGAAAACTTGTATCGAATTATTGTCCGCCAAGTTATGTGGTAATTTTTGTATCAATAGCTCTATATTGGCTCTTGTTGTAGTAAATTCATCATCTGGCGAAGTTCCTATGAATTTCCATTTTATCATTTTAGTAAATTCTTGCCAGAACGATTTATCTAATTCATCGTACACTTTAACCGCTTCTTGAAGTTCATCATTATCTTTTAATGCTTTTTTTTGCTCTTCAATATACTCTGTTACTATTTCTTTTACTTTCTGGGCATACTTTTTAAGTTTTTCTTCATCTAACTGGTTTTGGTATTCAAACCACTCTTTTAGCATATCAGCATCGTTATTTAAATACTTCTGTGCAATATTTGTGTTAGTTTCAAAAACATATTCTTTCGAGAAATCATTGTAATTTGATTTTACATGAAGTGTGAAAAAATGAGAAATACACTTTTTCACTTCTTCGCTTGAAAATGAAAAGTTGCTGGAGTATAGTTTTATTTGGCGAAAAGTAAGTTTTTGAGATAACAAATCCTTTTGAAAAATGTCTTCTTCAAATTCGCAGTAAATATCTTCTTTAGTATTACTAATAAAATTACTAATCCAAGTTTCAAGAGTCTTTAATGTCTGATAATTATATCCCCGTTGAGCAGCAAATGCATCGGTGTTTTTTGAAAATAAAAAGAGTTTGTTTAGTTCCATTTAATAATTACATTTTTTATTACTCAATTGATATGTTTTTTTTGCAATGATCCACTATTAATAATTATATGTAATTATTTTCTAACTACGTTTTGCAGTTTACTAAGATATGGATTAATTTTTTTATGGTCTTTCGCTTCCAAACAATTCCACAGACTTCCATTTCATTATAACTTCTCATTTTCCGTGACATATTTGTCCTCAAATCCTGCAAAGTGCAGGAAAACAGAACAAATTAATTTATTCAAATCATGAAAAATCAAAGAAAAAAAGTTTTGCAGTCAGCAGTAATTATGCTGTCAGCTTTTGGTGCATTTGCACAAGGAAATGGTACAGCAGGAATCACTGAGGCTACCCAAATGGTAACCTCTTATTTTGATCCTGCCACACAGCTCATATACGCTATCGGAGCGGTAGTCGGTCTCATTGGAGGTGTCAAGGTGTACAATAAATTCAGTAGCGGCGATCAAGATACCAGCAAGACAGCGGCGAGTTGGTTTGGTGCTTGCATCTTCCTCATCGTGGCTGCCACTGTTTTACGTTCCTTCTTCCTTTAGTTTCTTTCCTTATGAGTACTTACAATATCAACAAGGGCATTGGAAGAACGGTGGAGTTCAAGGGGTTGAAAGCACAATACCTTTTCATTTTCGCTGGCGGACTGCTTGGCATTCTCATTCTAGTCATGGTATTGTACATGGTCGGCATTAATTCTTATGTGTGTCTGATTATTGGCATTGGTGGAGGATCACTCCTCACATGGCAGACCTTCTCCTTAAACAAAAAGCATGGAGAACACGGATTGATGAAAGTGGGTGCACGCAAAAGACATCCCCGTTACATCATTTGTCGTAAAACAGTTCAACGCTATTTCAAATTGACCTCTAAATCCTTCAACCGATGAAAAATACATCAAAAACGAATACACTTGAAAGCAAGTTTCCGTTGTTGGCAGTGGAAAATCACTGCATCATTTCAAAGGATGCCGACATAACAGCATGTTTTCGGGTGCAGCTTCCCGAATTATTCACTGTGGCTTCCGTAGAGTATGAAGCCATTCATTCGGCATGGCACAAAGCCATCAAGACATTGCCTGATTATACGGTGGTTCACAAACAGGATTGGTACATCAAAGAAAATTATGCGCCTGACATCGCTGGCGAAGATCACAGTTTTTTGGCAAAGTCCCATCAGCAACATTTCAACGAGCGTCCGTTCTTGAATCACCATTGCTACTTGTTTCTGACTAAAACCACCAAAGAGCGAATGCAAACGCAAAGTAATTTCTCTTCGCTTTGCAAAGGAGTACTCATTCCGAAAGAAATAAGGGATAAAGAAATCATCCATCGTTTCATGGAAAGCGCGGCACAATTTGAAAGAATTGTAAATGACGGCGACTTTGTAAAACTGGAGCGTCTAACGGAAGAGGACATCATTGGTGCAGAGGACAGGCAAGGATTATTGGAACAATATCTAACACTGTCAAAAGAAGCGGGAACTTCAATGCAAGACATTGCTCTGGGTGCCGAGGAAGTTCGCATTGGCAATAAAAGGCTTTGCCTGCATACCTTGTCAGATACAGATGATTTACCCAGTACAGTTTCAGCAGATACTCGTTATGAAAAATTGTCCACAGACAGAAGTGATTGTCTGTTATCTTTTGCCGCACCAGTAGGATTGCTGTTAAGCTGCAATCATATCTACAACCAATATTTGTTTCTGGACAACAGTGAAGACAACCTACGCAAGTTTGAAAAATCGGCAAGAAACATGCACTCGTTGGCGCGTTACAGTAGGGAAAACCAAATCAACAAGGAATGGATTGAACGCTATCTCAATGAAGCCCATTCGTTCGGGCTTTCTTCCATTCGGGCACATTTTAACGTGATGGCATGGTCTGATGATCCCGTTGAACTGAAACAGATAAAGAATGATGCCGGCAGTGCTTTGGCACTCATGGAATGCAAACCAAGACACAACACCACTGATGCAGCCACGCTTTATTGGGCAGGAATGCCAGGGAATGCAGGGGATTTCCCGAATGAGGAAAGTTTTTACACCTTCATTGAACCGGCTTTGTGTTTCTTCACGGAAGAAACGAACTACCAAAGTTCCCTCTCCCCTTTCGGAATCAAGATGGCTGACAGGCTTACGGGAAAACCCATTAACCTTGACATTTCCGATTTGCCGATGAAGCGTGGCATCATTACCAACAGGAACAAGTTCATATTGGGGCCTTCCGGTTCGGGAAAATCATTCTTTACCAATCACATGGTAAGACAGTATTACGAACAAGGGGCTCATGTGTTGCTGGTGGACACAGGAAACTCTTATCAGGGATTGTGCGAACTCATTAAAGGAAAAACCAAAGGAGAAGACGGTGTTTATTTTACCTACACCGAAGAAAATCCGATCGCCTTCAACCCTTTCTACACTGATGACGGCGTATTCGACATCGAGAAAAGGGAAAGCATCAAAACATTGATTTTGACCTTGTGGAAAAGAGATGATGAACCTCCTACCCGTTCCGAAGAAGTGGCCTTGTCCAATGCCGTGAGTGGCTACATCGAAAGCATCAAACAGCTTGACGATCATCCCTCCTTCAATGGTTTTTATGACTATGTGCAAGGCGATTACAAAAAGCTGCTGAAAGAAAAGCAGGTACGAGAAAAAGACTTTGACCTTGCCAACTTCCTCAATGTATTGGAACCTTATTACAAAGGAGGGGAATACGATTATTTGCTGAACTCGGACAAGCAACTTGACTTGCTTTCCAAACGATTCATTGTGTTTGAAATTGATGCCATCAAGGATCACAAAATTTTATTTCCCATCGTGACCATCATCATCATGGAAGTATTCATCAACAAGATGCGCAGACTCAAAGGAATTCGCAAACTGATTCTGATAGAAGAAGCTTGGAAAGCCATTGCAAAGGAAGGAATGGCAGAGTACATCAAGTATCTATTCAAAACAGTCCGGAAATTCTTTGGTGAAGCCATTGTAGTAACCCAGGAAGTAGATGACATCATTCAATCTCCCATTGTAAAAGAAAGCATCATCAACAACTCCGATTGCAAAATACTACTGGATCAGCGGAAGTACATGAACAAATTTGATGACATACAAGCGATGCTGGGATTAACCGACAAGGAAAAGGCACAGATACTTTCCATCAACTTGAACAACGATCCCAAAAGATTGTACAAGGAAGTTTGGATTGGTTTGGGTGGAACACAGTCGGCAGTATATGCCACAGAAGTGAGCTTCGAAGAATATTTAGCCTACACCACCGAAGAAACCGAAAAGATGGAAGTCATGCGTCTTGCCGGGGAATTGGATGGCAATGTGGAGCTTGCCATCAAACGAATGGCAGTTCAGAAAAAAGAAAACAAATAACAATCATTTAAAAATTTAAGAACCATGAAAAAAATAATGACAATGGTGTGTACAGCAATGCTATTTGCTGTCACACCAACAATGAAAGCCCAGTGGGTGGTAACAGATCCTTCCAATTTAGCACAAGGAATTGTCAACACCGCCAGACAAATAGTGCAGACTTCTACCACGGCCACGAACATGATCAACAACTTTAAAGAAGTTCAAAAAGTCTATAATCAAGGAAAAGAGTATTATGACAAACTAAAAGCGGTCAATAATTTAGTGAAAGATGCCCGGAAAGTACAGCAGACCGTTTTGCTTGTTGGAGATGCTTCCGAAATTTATGTAAAGAATTTTGGCAAGATGATAAACGATCCCAACTTTTCACCCCAAGAATTAACGGCGATTGCCAATGGCTACTCCATTTTGCTGAATGAAAGTGTTGAACTTCTAAAAGAGTTAAAGCAAATCGTAAACGCTTCCACCCTATCCATGAATGACAACGAACGGCTGGAAATCATTGACCGAGTGCATAAAGAAGTAAAAGAATACCACAACCTCATTCGGTACTTCACCAACAAGAACATCTCCGTTAGTTACTTGAGAGCCAAAAAGAACAACAATAGTAGTAGAGTACTGGAACTCTATGGAGATGCCAATCAAAAATACTGGTAAACATGGAGTTCAACAACCTACATCAAGTATTACGTTCCCTTTACGACGAGATGCTACCCTTGTCAGCTGAGATGGCAGGAGTGGCAAAAGGTCTAGCTGGCTTGGGTGCGTTATTTTATGTCGCATTACGAGTATGGCAAGCACTTGGCAGTGCAGAACCCATTGATGTGTTTCCGCTACTTAGACCTTTTGCTTTGGGACTTTGCATTATGTTTTTTCCAACCATGGTGCTAGGTACACTCAATGCGGTATTGAGTCCCATTGTAATGGGGACACATAGCATGTTGGAAAACCAAGTCCTAGATTTGAATGTGCTACAACAGCAGAAAGACCAACTGGAGCGAGAGGCCATGCTTCGCAATCCCGAAAATGCTTATTTGGTTTCTGATGAAGAGTTTGACAAGAAATTGGATGAAATGGGTTGGACTCCATCAGATTTGGTAACGATGTCAGGAATGTACATCGAAAGAGAAATGTATGAGGTACAAAAAGCCATTCGGGATGGTTTTCGAGAGTTTTTGGAAATACTGTTTCAGGCTGCCGCCTTGGTGATTGATACCCTACGCACTTTCTTTTTGATTGTGCTATCGATATTGGGACCAATCGCTTTCGCCATATCCATTTGGGATGGTTTTCAATCCACGCTTACGCAATGGTTTACCCGATACATTAGTGTGTATCTCTGGTTGCCTGTTTCAGATCTTTTTAGTGCGATGTTGTCCAAGATACAATCGTTAATACTCCAGAAAGACATCGAAAGTTTATCGGATCCTAATTTCATTCCTGATTCCTCCAATACGGTGTACATCATCTTTATGATTATGGGCATCATTGGGTATTTCACCATTCCCACGGTGACCAGTTGGATTATTCAGGCTGGTGGGGCAGGTAATTTTATTCGCAATGTAAATCAGGCCACAGCCAAAACAGGAAACATTGTGGGAGCTGGTACGGGAGCAGTCGTAGGTAACATTGGAGGAAGACTAATGAAATAACACTTAATAAATAGCAGTAAAATGGAATTTAAAACATTAAGAAACATCGAAAATAGTTTCCAACAAATCAGGTTGTATGCCATTGTATTTGCAATGCTATGTCTAGTAGTGACGGGATACACCACATGGCAATCGTACCATTTTGCAGAGCAACAACGCCAAAAAGTATATGTCCTTGACAATGGCAAATCTTTAATGCTGGCTCTTGCACAAGATGCTTCCATCAACCGTCCTGTTGAAGCCCGGGAACACATACGACGTTTCCACGAACTTTTCTTTACGCTGGCACCAGACAAAGATGCCATAGAAAACAATATGAAAAGGGCGTTCAACCTCGCAGACAAGAGTGCCTTTGATTACTACAAAGACCTTTCTGAAAAAGGATATTATAACCGTATCATATCGGGTAACATACAACAACGACTTGAAATTGATAGTATGGCGTGCGACTTTGAGACCTATCCTTATACTGTGAAAACGTATGCCAAGCAGTTCATCATTCGCTCTAGTAATGTAACCAAACGTAATCTAATTACCTCTTGTTACCTCGTCAATTCTGTTCGTTCCGATAATAATCCACAGGGTTTTAATGTCGAAAAGTTTGTCGTCATAGAAAACAGGGATATAGAAGTCATTGAACGTTAAAACTACTCCAATGAAAAAACTGCAAGCAAAGATGGACCGTTTGTTAAACAAGTTTGATGGAAGTTGGAAAGCACTTCCTTTAAAAGTACAGTACAAATACCTCCTAATTTTTTTCTTGGGCTATGCACTACTAACCATGGGAATGATTCTAAAAGTCGTGCATGATGCAAGAAAATCTAATCAAGGAATAATCATCGAACACATTGAAAACCCTGTCATTAAAAAGAACGAATCCGATACATCGTTGTGGGATTCCTTATTAATGATTAAAAAAACAAGACAAATGAAAGAAACTGAAAACAAAAAGAGTGTCGTCTTTGTTACGGACGGCAACTCAAATGAAACTGCAGATGTAGTTCTGGAAAGTAAATTAAACCAAGTCGAGAAGCTTAAAAAATCCATCATATACGCATTGATGGGATTTGTATTCCTAGGCTGTATGTATCTCATATTTAAACCTTCCGAAGATATAAAAAAGATCGAAAACATAGGACTAAACGATGCCATTCCACAAGCTACCGATGCTGGATTGGAGGCTAACAAACAAAAAGCGTATGAACAAGAAATGTTGGAACAAAAGTATCAGGAAAAACAAAATGCCCTGACATCATTGTCCGACTATTGGAATGAAGACAACCCCAGGGAAACCGTCGGAGCGGATGCTGAAATTACGGATGAAGATGCTCGAAAACCAGTAAAGAGCACTAATCCAGCATTGAACAGCTATCGAAATGCACAAAGCACCGTAGGCTCTTTTTATCACAATGATCCTTCGGAGACACAGCAATTACGCAAACAACTGGATGAGCTAAAAAAGGAATTAAACCACAAGGACAGTGAACCCATTAATCCTGTGGAAGCTCAATTGGAATTAATGGAAAAATCGTACAAGATGGCTGCCAAATATCTTCCGATGAATGCTAGCTCAATGGAACAGTCACTACCACAATCCGTTTCTAGTTCTTCTTCTCCAAAAGAAAAATTTGTTGCGCTTGCTCCTAGCCAGAAAAATTCCGTTTCATCTTTAGGCAGAGCATCCACCGAGAGTGCCTTTTTGGTCAATTGGAGTAAAAATAGTCCCCCTGATATTGATGCTGCGGGGCAAACCAAACAAGCAGTGCAAACCAGAAACAGTGTTCGTGCCATCATACAAGAAACTCAGGTAATAACTGCGGAAAGCAGTGTTCGTATCCGTTTGTTGGAGCCAGCCAAAACAGCAAATCTTTTGATTCCACAAGGAACCCTACTGACGGCAAACGCCAAATTTCAAGAAGGACGCTTACAATTGAAAATTAGTTCGTTAGCAATAAACGGCACCATTTTGCCAGTTGACATTACGGTATTTGGATTGGATGGACAACAAGGTCTAGTTGTTCCCTACTCGCCCGAAAGGAGTGCTCTTACTGAAATGGCAGCCAACATGGGGCAAGCTTCTGGCAGTAGCATCATGATGACCAATTCTGCTGGACAACAAGTGGCTGGCGATCTGAGCCGAGGTCTTGTGCAGGGTGTTTCAGGATACTTTTCAAAAAAAATAAAAACTCCCAAAATAACATTGAAAGCGGGCTACCAGATGTTCCTTGTTTCAAAAAACTAAACATTCCATTCTGTAAAAATTTAAAAAACAAAATATGAAAACACTAATTAAACACGGCATCGCATTGATTTTCCTGTTAGGAATCCATGCAGAATCTCAAGCGCAAAATACCGTTTCCAATGTTACGACACTGAACTTGGAAAAAATACCATCTTATCAAATTGAAGTCACCTACAATAAAACTTCGCATCTGATATTTCCTGCTCCCATCCGCTACGTGGATTTGGGAAGTGAATTTCTAATTGCGGACAAGGCAAAAGAAGTTGACAATGTATTACGCTTAAAAGCCACAGTTCGTGATTTTGCAGAGGAAACCAATTTTTCCGTGATAACGGAAGATGGACGGTTTTATAATTTTAACGCATGCTACAATTCATTTCCTGATAAAATGAATTACAACCTATTGCAATTAAAGAAAAATACAAGTGGAGCGGATGTAAATGAAGTTTTTTTTGAAGAGTTGGGAAGCAACTCCCCTTCTATAGTCAATACCATATTG from Flavobacterium eburneipallidum includes these protein-coding regions:
- the traN gene encoding conjugative transposon protein TraN; its protein translation is MKTLIKHGIALIFLLGIHAESQAQNTVSNVTTLNLEKIPSYQIEVTYNKTSHLIFPAPIRYVDLGSEFLIADKAKEVDNVLRLKATVRDFAEETNFSVITEDGRFYNFNACYNSFPDKMNYNLLQLKKNTSGADVNEVFFEELGSNSPSIVNTILEAIYKENKRIIKRIDSNSFGIRFLLKGIYIHKDKLYLHTELINCSNAPFQIDFVQFKVVDKKRAKRTLIQERVMTPLRTYKPLDEIVGNAKDQNVFLLDQFTISDDKLLLIEMYENNGERHQVLKVECCDLVRAKLIKNLELKIN